The genomic interval ACAGCTCTCTTCTgtctgcttttttaaaagatttatttatttatttattttaattatctttattaatttatttggatacagacagccaaaaattgagagggaggggggtgatagaaagggagagagatagacacctgcaggcctgcttcaccacttgtgaagctttccccttgcaggtgggggccagagcctcaaaccccgggcccttgcacactgtaacaagtacactcaaccagatgtgcccctTCCTGCTTTCCACTCTAATTTCACTTAATAAAATTCTGCCTGCTGCCCTCTACTTCCATttaataaaatttgaaatatCTGAAATGtattgtctcaaaaaaaaaaaaagtaaacataggTCTGTCCCTTATTAGTTTCCCACAGCAGGTAGTGCTACATGGAAATTAATATCATGACTAATGGACTTCAAAGCCCATTCTCCTCAAACTACACTTGGACTTTGGAGATAAGAAGAAAATTGACACTCTCACACACAGCACCTTGCTTATTTCATGCTATTGTGAACTGCTTTATGCTTTAGCCCTTTGCACCTCCCTGTGAACTCCATGTTTCCCAGTTGCCTGGAAACAAAGTTGTCTCCAGCAACCCAACATTCCAGTCCTGCCTCCCACAGGAGCTGGCCACCAGATTGGCTCCTAACACTGCCGCCAGCTCAGGCTTCTGACTGGTTGGACCTTTCCTCTGCTGGTCTCCAGGAGTGGGTTACTCTTCAGGGAGACACAACAGTGGCAGGAGAAAGGTCTTACaggtaaggaagagagagagaaggggaagagggggaagaggtaaGAATTCAGGGACAAGACTGAAGTTCTCCAAAAGAGGACTGAGAAGAATGATTTCTGTATACAAAGCCAGGCTGGTACAAActgctctgccccccaccccacccccactgatCCCAGCAGGACACAAACAGGGGCTTCTAGAAAATAGAGAAGGCTGACTCAGAGACCTCTGTACAGCCTAAGTTTCAAGAAAGCATCCCCATTGTCCAGACCTAACCATGAGGTCTTTCCCTCTGGCAGGGCAGCAAGGAGATGCCACCTAAAACCAAAGACAGAGGCATGAAATCTGGggcacagaagaagaaaaagaatactgGTGCTGGTGAGCTGGGATGGGTGGAAGTGAGTGTTCCCTGCTCCTTCATGCTTCCCTCTACACGAGACCAGGCTGAGGCCCATCAGAGGGAATCCAGCCCCTGCATGGCAAGCTTTCATGGCTCTCCATCCTCCTAGCCTCACCTCCAGGTTCCATGGAGCTGAGACATGATGGGTACCTGTGCCTTGCCTGGAGCCTCCTCTGGCTCTGTGCTTTCTTTACACAGTCATTACACTTGTCTTGATTGCCTACTGTGTGCTGGGCAGAGAGGATGTGAGGTGAATTCAGGAGACGTCTCACTGAATGGGTCTCAGATCTTCTTTGGAGAGAAAGCCTAGGGTATGGGATGGAAGTGAGAGAGGGCAAAGAAGGCTGGAATCTTGGTGAACTGAGGTCCTGCCAACTTGTCAGAGCAGATGTGAAGGCTGACTCCATACACAGGCTGGCACTGCTGGAGAAGGAGCTGCTCCAAGACCGTCTGGGTAAGATTGGAGATTCTGGAAGGGTGGAAACAGAGGTGGGGCAGTAGAGTGTTTCTGTCTTCTGCAGGGACTTGGAGAGTGGAACTATGGTGGGCAGCTGAGCTGGCCTGGAATGATCCTCTAGAGGAAAAGATAGTCTCAAGTGTCTTAAGTTAGGAttctgaggaagaaagaaatggacagtGAGAGTTGATAAGGGCAGctagtttttatatatttattcatatataataaaagcCCTTGACAAGAACTAGCTCTATATGTATTTATAATGCATCCATACATAATAAATTTATGGATAATAAATATACTATTCATAAGGTGCCAGGGTCTCTCCAATGTGTGATACTGTTGAGCCTACTCCCttgctcagtttcttttttttatttttttgggagAGTGGACAGACATTACACtaccactccaccatctatggagtaTCCCCTGGTGCCATCCATGGTATTCCCATGTGATTCAGGcatatgaacccagggcctcgcacCTAGAGGGCAtgtactctgctgggtgagccttCCTGGCTGTGGAGCTGGGAGTGTGATAGCCACACACTCTCCCTGGAGCTCCAACTGGCTCAGTGCCTCTGGATGCTAGTTTTTATTGCCAGAACCAAGAGGAAGTTGTTTTTCCATGGTAATAGCCCATGGACTCTAGGGAGCCCAAACCAAATCCAGAGCAAGAATGAGAGGCATACCTGCCGCCACCTTTCTGGAGGTGGGCAAAGCTCATCAAGCCTggagagctggggggtggggggctgactcAGCAGGGGCCCCAGTCAGTCCTGAAGGTTGCTTGGATCACCTCCACAGCTCTACAGAGGAATGAGGCCCGCCAAGCCAAGGCTTCCGAAGAGCAGCTGAAGCAGAGGTTACAGGGACTGAAGGCTGAACTGGATGAGGCCCGGAGAGAAGGGAAGGCCATTTATACAGGTGTGTGGTTAGTAGAGCCAACAGGCACAAGACAGGGGCCTGGGAGAGAATAgccaagaggggaggaggggaggaggggagagaggaagaaagaagcgcaccccccccccccccccccgcaggtaaggagctgggagctccaacggggatccttgcTTGTGTCCTTGAGCTTTTGCACCATGCACCATGAGctttaacccaatgtgccactgccaggccccctctaGCCCAGtttttagatttacttatttatgtactaatgagtgaaaaagaaaaaaacagagaatcACTCTAAtggttccagggatcaaactcagtacttcctgcttgcaagtcctgcactctaccaagcCTATGCAGTCCTTAACTCACTGATCCCCTGGGAATGGGTAGATGGGATAGAACCTACATTCAAAGCTGGCCTGGGGGAGGGAAGCTGCACTCTATTCCTGGTCCCCAGGTTTTCAAGGTCTTCCAGCTTGACAGGTTCACAAGAATGACCAAAAGGCCTTTCAACTCCTGCTCCACTGGTCCAGTCAGAGGCCTCTCCATCCacattctcccttcctttctccaccaCTCCATCCACATTGGGGTCTCCGGTTGCCCACTGCCCCCACAGAGATGAGCCTTCGGTGCCAGAAGCTGCAAGAGAAGCTGGACACCCGCAGCAGCCAGCTGGAGAAAGAATTGAGCGGCCTCAAAGAGGAGCTAGGTAGGCCCCCTCCTACTCCCCCCAGCCCTGCCTCTCTCAGGGTAACTGGGAAGGTGCAGTCCAAGAGTGGATTTAAAtttgtttaccagaacactgttcaattctggcttatggtggtactaaccATTCAATTTAGGacctttggcacctcaggcatgaaagcctttttgcataaccattatgatatctccccagcccttctttatcttattattatttttttaaatttatttattggggaattaatgttttacattcaacagtaagtacaatagtttgtacatgcataacattcccgtttcccatataacaatacaacccccactaggtcctctgaaggacctgtattattattttttaagtattttatttatttacttatttatttatttatatttttgagagagatgcagagagagaaagacacagtgagaaacaccagagcactgctcagctctggttaatggtggtgtgtggactgaacctagaactttggagcctcaggcatgacagtttctttgcataaccattatgctatctaccctgcccagccCTCCAACCCTTCTAAGAATGGATTAAAAGGTGAACCTTTccatagaaacagcctgggagcatggattgacctgccaatgcccatgtccagtggagaagcaattacagaagcagacccaCCTTCTGagccccatagtgatcctgggttcacactcccagaaagataaagaacaggaaggcttccagtggaggggatgggatacagaactctggtggtgggaatttgtatggaattatacctcttttatcctaagGCCTTATTGATtactattaaataatttttttttaaaaagccagattaaaaaaatacaggTACACCTTTCCAAGGTCACTGATCCTCCCACTGCAGACTGAGATACTTTGAATgatgaaaaattttatttatttacttatttattaaaaaaaaaatttttttgcctctagggttattgctaggactcaacGACAATGATGATAACcataaggataaaacaacaagggctatttttgcccttgttttatccttgttgtggttatcattgtcactgttattgttgttggataggacagagagaaatggagagaggaggggagacagagagggggagagaaagatagacaccagcagacctgcttcaccgtctgtgaagtgactcccctgcaggtggggagccggaggctcgaaccgggattcttacgctttgtgccacctgcacttaacccactgtgctaccgcccaaccccttcttcttcttcttctttttttaagaatttatttattaatgagaaagataggagagagagaaagaaccagacatcactctggtacatgtgctggcagggactgaactagggaccttgtggttgagaatccaatgctttatccactgcaccactgcctggaccactGGTCTTGGTTTCAAGGTAGAATTGAAAGATCTTCATTTGTCTTGTAAGATCTATCACAATTTTAGCCTCCAAATGTTCCATCCTAAATAGCTTCATTTTAGCCAAGATAATCATGAGTTTGCTTACCCACCATTTGACCCTGAGTTACTTGTCTAAGCTGTACCCTAattcatgttttttaaaagatttatttcatttttttttttgaggatgcACATTCCATTTTCATAATGGCTACAAGGCAGCAGTTTAATGGCAAGGGAACGATGGTTCACTGAAGCACAGTGCTCAGACCACCCAGGTCACTATATTAAGCACCAATCTTTCATTTGGCATTATTAACTCAAGTTTTCAGCATGCATGCAGAATCTCTGATAAAACATTTCACTAATGCTTGA from Erinaceus europaeus chromosome 20, mEriEur2.1, whole genome shotgun sequence carries:
- the CCDC153 gene encoding coiled-coil domain-containing protein 153 isoform X1; the encoded protein is MPPKTKDRGMKSGAQKKKKNTGADVKADSIHRLALLEKELLQDRLALQRNEARQAKASEEQLKQRLQGLKAELDEARREGKAIYTEMSLRCQKLQEKLDTRSSQLEKELSGLKEELEICQREAKAAREEAERALDERDGTLAQLRTHIADMEAKYEEVLHEKNLKKPPVRKASSLPRAVSPSSHLPTARGLNLDVYRAAWTSS
- the CCDC153 gene encoding coiled-coil domain-containing protein 153 isoform X3; amino-acid sequence: MPPKTKDRGMKSGAQKKKKNTGAALQRNEARQAKASEEQLKQRLQGLKAELDEARREGKAIYTEMSLRCQKLQEKLDTRSSQLEKELSGLKEELEICQREAKAAREEAERALDERDGTLAQLRTHIADMEAKYEEVLHEKNLKKPPVRKASSLPRAVSPSSHLPTARGLNLDVYRAAWTSS
- the CCDC153 gene encoding coiled-coil domain-containing protein 153 isoform X2, coding for MPPKTKDRGMKSGAQKKKKNTGADVKADSIHRLALLEKELLQDRLALQRNEARQAKASEEQLKQRLQGLKAELDEARREGKAIYTEMSLRCQKLQEKLDTRSSQLEKELSGLKEELEICQREAKAAREEAERALDERDGTLAQLRTHIADMEAKYEEVLHGSLDQLLTKMRAMKPQWDDAMLRLHARHKEQLRKFGLNPLDL